Part of the Drosophila kikkawai strain 14028-0561.14 chromosome 3L, DkikHiC1v2, whole genome shotgun sequence genome is shown below.
CAACCAGGTGGTGATGTACACGCTGACCGTCCTGGAGACGTGCGTGAAGAACTGTGGCAAGGCCTTCCACGTTTTGGTGGCCTCGAAGGACTTTATAAACGAGCTGGTCAAGCTGATTGGACCCAAGAACGATCCGCCTGCTGCCATGCAAGAGAAGGTACTGAGCCTCATCCAGATCTGGGCTGATGCGTTCAAGAACCAGCCGGATCTAAATGGGGTCACCCAGATGTACATGGAACTGAAGAACAAGGGCATCGAGTTTCCGGCCAACGATCTGGATGCCATGGCGCCCATCTATACGCCTCAGAGAGTGAGTTATTTGACGCTTCAATTGTATGTCCTTGTAAATACTTACTTCCCCTTCCGGTTTAGAGTGTTCCCGAAGTGCATTCTCAGCTGGTtgccgcccagcagcagcacacaaTCTCGCCCCAACACatggccgccgccgcagcagcggctgctgcagctgccgctCCACCAAGCTCGGGTCCCTTGCATTTGACGCCCGATCAGGCGGCCAAGCTGCGCTCAGAGCTGGAGATCGTTAGCAACAACATGTCCATTCTCAGCGAAATGCTGAGCGTGCTCAAGCCCGGCCAGGAGTCACCCGATGACTATGCCCTGCTCAACGAGCTCACCTCCACCTGCAAGGAGATGCAGTCTCGCATCGTGGATCTGATCGGACGCGTCCAGGATGACGAGCTGACTGCCGAGTTCCTGCGCATCAACGACGAGCTAAACAATCTCTTTTTGCGCCACCAGCGTTACGAGAAGAATCGCTCACAGGGCCTGGGAGCCACGGTCACCTCGCCATCGCAAGTGCTGGGCGCTGCCATGGGTGTGGTCCCACCGCCTGCGGCCACAACGACTGCCGTGAGCAATACGCCGCAAAGTGACCAGCTGCTGATCGATTTAATCGAGAGCAGCGAGGAGGCGCATCAGCTACCGCAGGCCATGGGTCAGCTAAGTTTGGGCGGAGGAGCAGCCGCAGTGGCTCCCCAGAGAGTTGGTGCTGCCGATGAGTTCGATATGTTGGCACAGTCGCGCACGGATGGCAACCAGTGAGTACATTAATCAAACTCTAAACCGagcttaaactttaaatattgaaatattgttCATTTAGTAAATCGGATATGCTGCGGGATATACCCTCCGTGGACGCTGCAGCCGGTAGTGTACCGGTCTCCGCCGCCTCGCCTTACAAACAGCACCAACagtcacagcagcagcagcagcagcgcgcAACCGGCGATCCGCCGGTGGTAAGTAAAGTGAGTAGCTAGCCGCCAGACAGCCGGTCTAACTAATGGCGTTCGAATCTGTTTCGTTCCGTTCCCTTACTGTTTGACCTTGTTTTCGGCCATTGATTTAACCAtcttgaatttaaattgaatatcgTTTTGGTTCTTATTCGTTTTGGTTCTATGCAAATTGCGTTTGGCTTTCgttcgtttcgtttttggctttggttcgatttggttTCTTCTGTGGCGCCCACACAGTCGACGAAAGAGAATGAGATTGACGAGATGGAGGCGTGGTTGGGCAACTCAGTAAGTAGCCATGCGAGTAGCACACACCCTTTGCCTTTTTTAAGCTCATCCTAACCATTGCACACGCAAAGTCGTCTTCAGTTACTCGAATTACATACtatttctttgctttttttacTATTggaaatattgatttattgcaACTGACTGAAGTTTTTTGTTTCCCTACGCAGCACAACATCGATGGCATTGAGGAGCTGACCAGCTCGGAGTTTGACAAATTCCTTGAGGAGcgtgccgccgccgctgaaAATCTTCCAACGATCCAGGCATCGAattccgccgccgctgccgtctCTGCCAGTAGTGGAACCGCCGACAGCTTACGAAAGACACCAAAGAAACCGGGCGCCGAGGAGGACCTGCTTGCCCTCTGAGTGATTTCCACCAACTatagctccagctcctccggCATCATCGGCTCCAATTGTTTAATCTTTCAAAATGTTACACACACCCCAAACATACTTATGCATAACGACGTCTATATGATAGCGGCTACATATTAACCCTTCTTTTATGTAAAACGCTTTTCATTTTTACAGAACTGCAACGATAACTATTGattctatatctatatattccaaaacgaaacaaaacaaaaaagcgaTCTTATGTTGGTCTAATTGTAAGCCACGTCTCTACACATATTGATGgtaatttttaatgtatttacgTTACATACGtctatttgttgtttatttatacatatatacatatacatacattataaatctaatttattttacaaaatcaaACAAACGATCGAAGAgagaaaactaaaactaaaaaaaaatataaaacaaaatggaaataCATTTCAAGCACATACCGAAGAGGGAATGTTTTACTACGAATCTTCGTCTCCCACGTTCATAGC
Proteins encoded:
- the LOC108078912 gene encoding TOM1-like protein 2 isoform X3; translation: MASFFNVGALGNVFSTAVGQRIEAATDANLASENWAANMEICDMINESSDTARDAMRAIRKRLTQNAGKNNQVVMYTLTVLETCVKNCGKAFHVLVASKDFINELVKLIGPKNDPPAAMQEKVLSLIQIWADAFKNQPDLNGVTQMYMELKNKGIEFPANDLDAMAPIYTPQRSVPEVHSQLVAAQQQHTISPQHMAAAAAAAAAAAAPPSSGPLHLTPDQAAKLRSELEIVSNNMSILSEMLSVLKPGQESPDDYALLNELTSTCKEMQSRIVDLIGRVQDDELTAEFLRINDELNNLFLRHQRYEKNRSQGLGATVTSPSQVLGAAMGVVPPPAATTTAVSNTPQSDQLLIDLIESSEEAHQLPQAMGQLSLGGGAAAVAPQRVGAADEFDMLAQSRTDGNHKSDMLRDIPSVDAAAGSVPVSAASPYKQHQQSQQQQQQRATGDPPVVSKHNIDGIEELTSSEFDKFLEERAAAAENLPTIQASNSAAAAVSASSGTADSLRKTPKKPGAEEDLLAL
- the LOC108078912 gene encoding TOM1-like protein 2 isoform X2, giving the protein MASFFNVGALGNVFSTAVGQRIEAATDANLASENWAANMEICDMINESSDTARDAMRAIRKRLTQNAGKNNQVVMYTLTVLETCVKNCGKAFHVLVASKDFINELVKLIGPKNDPPAAMQEKVLSLIQIWADAFKNQPDLNGVTQMYMELKNKGIEFPANDLDAMAPIYTPQRSVPEVHSQLVAAQQQHTISPQHMAAAAAAAAAAAAPPSSGPLHLTPDQAAKLRSELEIVSNNMSILSEMLSVLKPGQESPDDYALLNELTSTCKEMQSRIVDLIGRVQDDELTAEFLRINDELNNLFLRHQRYEKNRSQGLGATVTSPSQVLGAAMGVVPPPAATTTAVSNTPQSDQLLIDLIESSEEAHQLPQAMGQLSLGGGAAAVAPQRVGAADEFDMLAQSRTDGNHKSDMLRDIPSVDAAAGSVPVSAASPYKQHQQSQQQQQQRATGDPPVSTKENEIDEMEAWLGNSHNIDGIEELTSSEFDKFLEERAAAAENLPTIQASNSAAAAVSASSGTADSLRKTPKKPGAEEDLLAL
- the LOC108078912 gene encoding TOM1-like protein 2 isoform X1; this encodes MASFFNVGALGNVFSTAVGQRIEAATDANLASENWAANMEICDMINESSDTARDAMRAIRKRLTQNAGKNNQVVMYTLTVLETCVKNCGKAFHVLVASKDFINELVKLIGPKNDPPAAMQEKVLSLIQIWADAFKNQPDLNGVTQMYMELKNKGIEFPANDLDAMAPIYTPQRSVPEVHSQLVAAQQQHTISPQHMAAAAAAAAAAAAPPSSGPLHLTPDQAAKLRSELEIVSNNMSILSEMLSVLKPGQESPDDYALLNELTSTCKEMQSRIVDLIGRVQDDELTAEFLRINDELNNLFLRHQRYEKNRSQGLGATVTSPSQVLGAAMGVVPPPAATTTAVSNTPQSDQLLIDLIESSEEAHQLPQAMGQLSLGGGAAAVAPQRVGAADEFDMLAQSRTDGNHKSDMLRDIPSVDAAAGSVPVSAASPYKQHQQSQQQQQQRATGDPPVVSKSTKENEIDEMEAWLGNSHNIDGIEELTSSEFDKFLEERAAAAENLPTIQASNSAAAAVSASSGTADSLRKTPKKPGAEEDLLAL